Genomic segment of Myxococcus stipitatus:
TGGCCTTCTGGCGTGCCGACGCTTCACGTCCCTCCCAGGCGTAGTAGCCCGCTCGGGACACCTCCAGCACACGGCACAGCATCGCCACCGGATAGTTCGCCTTCTCCTCCTGGATGGCCGTGAACCTCACGTGCTCTCCTTGGCGAAGAAGGCTGCCGCGTTTTTTAGTATCTCCCGCTCCATCCGCAGCTGGCGCACCTCGCGCCGCAACTGGGCAAGTTCCTCCTTCTCACCCGTCGTCAGCGCCCCGGACGGCCCCTGGCCCGCGTCCGTTCGCGACTGCCTCATCCAGGTCTCCAGCGCGCTGCGAGTCAGGTCCAGGTCCTTGGCCACCTGCGCCCGGGACTTGCCCTCTTCCAGCACCATCTTCACAGCCCGGGCTTTGAACTCTGGCGTGTACTTCCTGCGCTCGCGTCTCGGCATCGTCGTGGACATCCTTCGGTCACCTCATCTCCGGTGTCCACAAAACCCGGGGAGGCTCAACATCCGGCTCCCCTCGTGCCAGAGCCAGTGCTGTACACGGAACATGAGGGTTTCGTCGAAGTCCTCGGTGATGGGGAAGGACACGTAGGTCGCGGGAGTGTTCTGGCCCGGGTATCGCAGCAGGCCCCGCAGATGCCAGGTAGGGAGGCGGTACGCGCCCAGCTCCGTGGCGGCCTGGTAGTAATAGGGCTCGTAGAACGAGAGGGCGGAGTCGCTGTAGCCGAACACGAACGGGGAGATGCTGTCGATGAAGTTGAAGACCGTCTCTGCGGGGGCGCCGGGAAGGGGAATCTCCGCGCACCGTTCCGCGCGGGAGTATTGCCAGAAGGCGAACGGCAGCTCGGTGATGGCGAACTCCAAGGACCGGTCCAGGCCCAGGCGATGGAACGTGTCGCCGGTGGATGTTGCTGATTGCTCCAGGAGGGGGAGCAGCTCCTCACGTCGGCGCAGGGCGTCTTGCTGGAGGGCGCGAATTCTCGCACGGCACGCCTCGTCCCCGACCTGATGGAGGAAGTGGATGTAGCGCGCATCCTCCACGCCGTAGGAGTTGGGGGCCACGTAGGCCACCGTGGCGTCCACGTCGTTGGGGAAGAAGTAGCGGTGGTAGACGGAAGTCATGCCGCCCTTGCTCGCGCCCTCGGTGAGCCACCGCTCGGGGTAGAGCGGCTTGAGGGCCTGGATGATGCGGTGCAGGTCGTTGGCGCTCTGCCAGATGTTGAGGTGCCTCCAGTTGTTGGACGCGGGGCGAGAGGTCGCGAAGAAGCGGTGCTCCACCACGAGCTGGTTCGCGCCGAGCAGCGCAGCGGGTTCGAACTGGGCGGGGAAGCTGTGGCCGCCGTAGCCGGTGGAGTGCAGGACCATGGGGGCGGTGACAGACCGGTGGAGCAGTGTCAGGCTCAGCGGGAATCGCTCCCCATGGGGGCGCCGATGGTCCGCGGGCTCCTCGAAGGACAGCTCGAAGAAGCGTGTGTCAGGAATCGGCGAGGCGGTTTCCCTCACCACGGTGAGGCCCGGGATGGCCCGGAGCCGATTGAGGATGTCCTCGGAGCTGGCGGCTTCGTCCGTCCCCGGGCTCTCTGTCTGGGATTGTGGGACCCCCACTTCCGTGGAATCCACGAGGGCCGGATCTCCGCACGCTTGCAGCAGCACTGCCGAGAGGAGCCATGCCGCGATGGACGGCGTGTGTCGGTGCGTGTGTTTCATTGCATCCCCCTGGGGTTGAGGTTGCGGACTTGCGACCATCCAAACGCATCAGGGGGACTGGTATAGCGTGGCCTCATTCGAGACCGAACGTTCAGCAGTGGTGGCCCTCCAACGCCCTCAGCTGCGCTGGGCGTAGAACTCGACGATGAACGGCTCATTCACATCGATGGGAATCTCCTCGCGCTCGGGGAGGCGCAGGTAGCGCATCCCTTCGCCCTCACCCAGCACCTGAAGGTAGGGCGGCACGACGCGCCCCTTCATCCGCTCGAACGACTCACGCACGATGACCCGCTTCAGATGCGCGGAGTGATAGCGGACCTCGCTGCCCGGCTTCACGCGGAAGCTGGGGATGTCCGTGGCCGCGCCGTTGACCTGGAAGTACCCATGCCGGACGAACTGCCGCGCCTGGCGGATGCTGGTGGCCAGCCCCGCGCGCAGCACCAGTGCGTCCAGACGGCTTTCGAGGAGCTGCAACAGCACCGTGCCCGTGTTGCCCGGTGACCTCCGCGCCTCCAGGAACACACGTCGGCACTGCTTCTCCTGCAGCCCGTAGTACAGCTTCAGCTTCTGCTTCTCCCTCAGCCGCCGCGCGAAGTCGCTGTTGCCCATGCGCGCCGTCGCGCCGTGCTGCCCCGGAGGGTAGGGCCGACGCAGCACCGGGTCCTTGTCCGGGTCCTTCGCGCTGATTCTCGAGAGGGGAATCCCTAGCCGCCGGCACATCTTCCCCCTCGGTCCCAGTTCTCGCGCCATCTCGTTGCTCCGTTCCGACTCGCCGTGTTTTTGAGTTCAGTTGATTTTGAGAATCAGTATCAATATCAGAATCAGTACCGCAGAAGAAGGCGCGGGGTCAAGTCAGGCGCGGTGGGGTGGTGGGGACTCGCGGGGCACGCGCTGGATGGCGTGGAGGGGCGCCGGGGCCTGTGTTCCGCGTGGAGTGCTCAATGACTCACGTCTGGGGTGATGCTGACGAAGACGTGATGCAGCGGCTGTGTGGGGTTGCGTTGAGAGCCGTTGAGGGGAGGCGATAGAGTCCGCGCTTCCCCGCAACGGAGGTCATTCATGAATGTCTTCAAGCGTGTTGTCTGGGTTTGTGCCGCCGTGTCCCTCTCCGCCTGTGGCGCGCCCGAGGAGTCTCCGGCTCAGGAGTCGCTGGGTGAGCAGGACTCCGCGCTGACCACGTCGACGTTCGGTGGCTGCACCTTCACTGTTTCCTACACGACCATCGCGCCGCCCTATCCCCCGGTCTATGTCGCCAGCCTGACGCGTCAGGCCTCTGGGACGTGTCCGTATCCCGCGGCGACCGTCGAGCTGGGGCGGTCCTACAACACGCCAAGCCTCAATGTGCTTGGCACCGCGGTGGGGCTGTCCGTCGGGTTCTCCATCAAGTCGGGCATCAGCGGGAGCTCCCCGACGGTCTGCCTTTTCCGGCACATCGACCCGGCGACGCTCGGGACGATTCGCGAGGCGTTCGTCGGCGCGAACTTCGGCGCGGGCAGTGTCTACGGGTGCCGCCTGGACCAGACGGATGCGGGAACCACGCTGGTGGGCTACGGGACCAAGACGGGCGCGCTGCCGGGGGAGGTTGGCAACAAGCCCAACTGGGTGGCCACGTATGTGAACTTCTTCACCAGCACCACGCCTGCGGTCTACTACACGTACTGAGTCCAGCCGGTGGACCGCGGAGGCTGGCTCCGCGGTCCCAGGCTCGCGAAGGGTGGCCTGCGATGAAGACCCTGACGGAGTATCTCTGGTTCGAGACGAAGCAGCGGCGTGAGCTGGTCCGCCTCACCGACACGGTGGCCTCGCTGGTGCGCAAGAGCGGCATCCAGGAGGGCATGGTGCTCGTCTCCGCCATGCACATCACCGCGGGCGTCTTCGTCAACGATGACGAGTCCGGACTCCATGAGGACATCTGGGAGTGGCTCCAGGCACTCGCGCCCTCGGGGCCGGACTATCGCCACCACCGCACGGGCGAGGACAACGGCGACGCCCACCTCAAGTCCATGCTCGTCCATCACCAGGTCATCATCCCCGTCACCGAGGGCAAGCTGGACCTGGGGCCGTGGCAGCAGGTGTTCTACGCGGAGTTCGACGGCCAGCGCCGCAAGCGCGTCATCGTGAAGGTGATGGGCGAGTAGCGCTCGGGCGCCGCGCTTTCGTCACGGTGTTGCGTCTTCCTTCTCGCCCCGGGGCAGGGGCAGTCCCAGTCGCTCCAGCTCCGCGCGCAGCTCCGGGGGCAGGGGACTGGTGACATGCATGGGCTTCTTCGTCACGGGATGCGGGAGGCCCAGCGCGCGCGCGTGCAGGAAGAAGCGCCCGAGCTCCGGTGCCTCGCGTCCTCCGTAGAGTGTGTCTCCGACGATGGGCGCGCCGATGCCCGCCATGTGCGCTCGCACCTGGTGCAGCACGCCGGTGAGGATGCGCACCTCCACCAGGCTGTGCTCTCCCACGCGGGACAGCACCCGGAAGCGGGACAGGGCCTCGCGTGCGTCCTCGGCGCCGTGGGGCGCGGGCTCCACGCGGTCCGGATGGCGCGGGTGGTGGCGCAGGGGCAGGTCGATGTCGCCCTCGTCCACGAGCGGCCCCGTCACCAACGCGAGGTAGCGCTTGTCCACGGTGCGCTCGCTGAACGCCTCGCGCACCGTGTTCCAGGCCGTCCGGGAGCGCGCGGCGACGACGACGCCGGAGGTCTCCACGTCCAGGCGGTGACACAGTCCGCCTTCACGAGGGTCCACCGAGGCCTGCGCGCACTCGGGGAAGCGGGCGACGAGTGCATTGGCCACGGTGCCCGTCTCGCCGGACTGGAGCGGATGCGAGGGCCGGCCCGCGGGCTTGTCGACGAAGACGAGCGCGGCGTCCTCGTGCAGCACGGTGAGCGGGAAGTCCTCGTCGGGCAGGGCCTCGCGCGTCTCCTCTTCCACCACCACCGCGACGCTCTGTCCGGCGGTGAGGGTGAGGCCCTTCTTCGCGGGGCGGCCGTTGACCTTCACGGCGCCGGACTCGAAGAGCCGCTTGAGGCGGGCGCGCGACAGGCTCAGCGCCTCGCCCACGAAGAGGTCTACCCGCTGGCCCGCCTTGTCGGCGTCCACGGTGAAGGTGTGAAGCGTGGAGGGATTCACTCGGAAAGTGCCTCGTAGACTTCCTCGGCCGTCTGGAACCGGTCGTCCGGCTCCTTGCGGATGAGGCGGTGGGCCACGCGTGCGAACTGCGGGTCCCCATGAAGGTTCAGCGCCAGCACCGGCGGAGGCTCTGTCTCCAGCACCTGCCGCCACAGCTCGTGCGGCGTCTTCGCATCGAAGGGGGGCCGCCCGCTGAGCAGCTCATAGAGGATGACGCCCAGGCTGTACAGGTCCGAGCGCCCATCCAGCGGCTCTCCGAGAATCTGCTCGGGCGCCATGTAGCGGTACGTGCCCACCATCTTGCCGGCCTCGGTGATGGCCACGTCGTCCGCGAGGAACTTGGCCAGCCCGAAGTCCATCAGCCGCACCTGCCGGTCCTCGTCCACCATCACGTTGGAGGGCTTGAGGTCGCGGTGCACCAGGCCATGCCCATGGATGTAGGCCAGGGCCTCGCACAGCTGGAGCATCGTGTCCTTCAGCCGGCCCATCCGCTCCGGGCGGTTGAGGTCCTCCTCGCGCAGCGACCGCGACGGGTCCGGCGGCTTGCGCGGGGGAGGAAGCGGGAGGTCGAAGCCGTCCAGCGAATCGTCGGACTCCGACTCGGACTCGAGCGGGTCGGAGGCGCCGTAGCTGTTGAGGTCCTCGCTGGGCGGCTCCTCGTTGAAGGCGTCCATGCTGAAGAGGCCGTCCATCGCGGGGCGGGGCTCTCCCATCGAGTCGGAGAAGCTGTCGCTGCCCGGGCCGAAGTCGTCGTCCACGGTGCGCCGCACGGAGAGCAGCCCGCGAGGCGTGGAGGCGCTCAAGGGGGAGATGAGGTCGTCCCCTCGGATGTCCAGGTAGTGGCGCAGCGTCAGGCCCTCGATGAGCTCCATGGCGAGGTAGGGCCACCCCTGGTGGACGCCCGCCTCGAAGACCTTGACCACGTTGGGGTGGGACAGGTCCGCGAGCGTCTCGAATTCGCGCGCGAGTCGTCGAGCCGCGCGCTCGTCCAGCGCGGGGCCGGCCGAGAGCAGCTTGAGTGCGACTTCGTCGTTGCTGCGGCGGTCCAAGGCCCGGTACACGGTGCCCGCGCCGCCGCTGCCGAGCGTCTGGAGGACTCGGTAGGGACCGATGACCTTCGGGGGCATGCGTGGCGCGGATCCTACGAATCCCGTCACGTCAGGGTCAAACTGGATGACGCTTGGTTGCAGGGTTCATCGTAGAACACTCACTCACGCATTTCACTTTTCCAGGGAAACCTGGGAGAACCATTCGACCCATGCACGTCGGGAAGTACCAACTCGTCCGGAAGATTGCCTCGGGGGGCATGGCGGAGGTCTATCTCGCGAAGGCCGCCGGCCCGATGGGGTTCGAGAAGACGCTCGTCCTGAAGCGGATCCTGCCGCATCTGGCGGAGGACCCGGCGTTCGTGGAGATGTTCCTGGGGGAGGCGCGGCTGGCCGCGCAGCTGGAGCATCCGAACATCGTCCAGATTTTCGACTTCGGCGAGGCGGACGGCAGCTACTTCCTGGCGATGGAGCTCATCGACGGGCCCACGCTGCGGCGGCTGGTGAAGCGCGCGGTGGAGCAGGCGTTGCCGCCGGTGATGTGCGCGAAGCTGGTGGCGCTCGCGGCGGAGGGCCTGGCGTTCGCGCATGACTTCTGTGACCCGGTGTCGGGAGAGCCCTTGGGGTTGATTCACCGCGACGTGAGCCCGGACAACATCCTGGTGTCGCGGCAGGGCGCGGTGAAGGTGGTGGACTTCGGTGTGGCGAAGGTGGCGGGGCAGGGGCACCGCACGCAGACCGGGGTGATGAAGGGGAAGGTCGCGTACATGCCGCCGGAGCAGCTGCGCACGCTGCCGCTGGACCGGCGGGTGGATGTGTACGCGCTGGGGGTGGTGCTGTACGAGCTGCTGACGGGGAAGCGTCCGTTCGACGCGACGACCGAGGCGAGCACGATGCAGGCCATCCTGTTCGAGCCCTTCACGCCGGTGGTGGAGCGGCGGCCGGACGTGCCGGTGGCGTTGCAGGAGATTCTCGAGCGGGCGTTGGCGAAGGAGCGCGACGAGCGCTATCCGGATTGCCGGGCGCTGCAGGCGGACCTCGAGCGGTATCTGATGTCCGCGGGTGAGTCGGTGGGGGCGTATCAGATCGCTCAGTTCGTGGGGCGGCTGGTGGCGGAGGGGGTGGGGGGCGTGGTGGTGGGTTCGCCCGCGCATGGGGTGATGGGGCCCAGGGCCACGCCTCGGTCGATGGTGGCGCCCGCGGAGTCGAAGCCGCCAGTGCCGACGCCTCGGTCGATGGTGGCTCAGGCGCAGAACGAGGTGAAGCCGTCCGCGCCGCAGTCGTTGTCCATGGAGGACACGCTGCCGACGACGCCGGTCCCGCAGCTCGCCCAGGCGGTGTTGGCGGGAGGGGCTGCGAGTGGCGAAGGCGCGGAGGCGCGAGCGCGTGCGCCGAAGCCCGCGGGAGGACGGAAGAGGACGGCTTCGCGTCCGGTGTTGCCGGCGCATCCGGGAGTGGCTGGAGAGGTCCGGGGGACGCGCGACGGGTGGAGCACGTCGGGTGTGTCCGCGACGGTTCCGCTTCAGCGGAATGAGATTGAACAGGCCCGGGAGAGGGTGCTGCGTGAGTCGCCGGAAGCGGAGGTGGCTGATGAAGACCACATCTCCACGGGCGCTCAAGCCGGGCCGCTGTCAGGCCGTCGGGGTTCGGGAGTGTTGGTCGCGGTGCTCATCGCGGTGAGCATTGTGGCGGTGGCGGTCCTGGTGTTGTTTGCCCTCAAGGGGGGAGGCGGCACCTTCATTCGGGGAAATGGAGATTCGCCGGGTGGTGAAAAGCCTGTGCTCCCGCCAGCTGACGGCGGGGTGGGGCGCAGTGATGCTGGTGCTGTAGTCCTGGTGCAGCCGACGGACGCCGGACCGCCGGATGCAGGGACACCGGACGCCGGACCGCCGGATGCAGGGACACCGGACGCCGGACCACCGGATGCGGGACAACCAGATGCTGGGACGCCCGACGCGGGTGGGGCAGGGCGCGCGGACGGCGGATTCACGAAACCTGGATCAAAGACGCCTCCTCCTCCTCCTCCGAAGAAGAAGGTGAGGCTGGAGTTCCGTATCCGTCCCTATGCCACCGTCTATATCGGTGACGACAAGATCGGGGAGACTCCCATTGAAGATGTCGTCGAGGTGGAACCGGGAAGAATCAAATTCCGATTCTACAACGGAGAAATGAAGCGCTGGGGAGACAAGGTCGAAATTGTGAGGCCCGGCACCAAGATCCACATCGTCAAGTACAGCTTCTACGGCGATGAATAGACCTGGGGAACACCTCGAATCCTGTCTGTCTTCAAGATTGAGACGACGATTGCGAAGGCGATCTTGTCAATTGACCACCCAGGCGCTTCGGGGCGCTCTCCTGGCCGCACAAGCTCGCAGTTGACGCGAAGCGGTAGATACGAGCAGGCAAGCCCAGTGTCTACGAAACGTGTCGACGGGCTCGTGCGCATCCAAGCGCTTCTTCGCTGACATCTCCCAGTCCTCATCCGGATACTCCGTATGTGTTTCACGGAGAGGTCGCGTGCGAAGGGTAGTGTAGGGCGTTGTCTGTGTTGCTCAAAAGCGGTGCGTCTGGAGCACTTCTGACGCAAGGGCAATTAATCTCGCCCGTAGGCTCTCCGGCGCGACGACTTCAAACCCACGCATCACTTCGCAGAGCTGACCCAGCGCAATCGACTCCCGCTCGAAGTCGACGACGACTGTCTTTCTCCCGCCCTCCTCACGCCCCTCGTCGAAGCGAACACCCTCCGCCGGTGGCCGCATGCGCCGCAGCGTGGCCTCCGCCTCCGGCGTCAGCCGCAGCGTCACTTCATACCGCGCACGCTTCTCCAGGAACTTCGAGCACCACTCCCGCCAGAACGCGGGCAGGTCGAACCGCTCCGGCCGCTCGAAGGTCTCCGCGCGCACCTTCGCCCCCGCGATGCGCGAGCCCCGATACACCCGCGTCCCCGCCTCCGTCCCCGCGACGAGGTACCAGCGGTCCGCCTTGAGCACGAGCGCGTAGGGCTCCACGACCCGCCGACTCCGCTTGCCGTCGAAGTCCCGATACGTCAGTGACACCCGTTGGTTCTGCCACGCCGCCTCGCGAAGCAGCTCCAGGTGCGGCACTTCGTCCTTCTGCGTGAACCATCCCGACGCATCCACATGCAGCCGCTGCCTCGCGTACTCCAACGCCGGCTGCTGCAACGCAGGCAGTGCCGCCGCCAGCTTCACCAACCCACTGCGCAGCGGCCCCGACAACCCCAAGTCTCCCAGCCGCCCCGGCGCCCCACCTATCGCCGCCAGCGCCTGCAGCTCCGCGCGATTCAAGCCTGTCAGCTGCGTCTTCCATCCCTCCACCAGGGCCACACCCCCGGACGCCCCGCGCGTCGCGTACACGGGCACCCCCGAAGAAGACAGGGAGTCGAGGTCCCGGTGGATGGTCCGCTCGGAGACCTGGAGCTCGCGCGCCAGGTCCCCCGCAGTCAGCTTCGGGCGGCTCTGCAACAGCATCATCAGACTGACGAGTCGGTCGGCGCGCATGCGGAAACCCTATG
This window contains:
- the rpsD gene encoding 30S ribosomal protein S4, with the protein product MARELGPRGKMCRRLGIPLSRISAKDPDKDPVLRRPYPPGQHGATARMGNSDFARRLREKQKLKLYYGLQEKQCRRVFLEARRSPGNTGTVLLQLLESRLDALVLRAGLATSIRQARQFVRHGYFQVNGAATDIPSFRVKPGSEVRYHSAHLKRVIVRESFERMKGRVVPPYLQVLGEGEGMRYLRLPEREEIPIDVNEPFIVEFYAQRS
- a CDS encoding serine/threonine protein kinase, with protein sequence MHVGKYQLVRKIASGGMAEVYLAKAAGPMGFEKTLVLKRILPHLAEDPAFVEMFLGEARLAAQLEHPNIVQIFDFGEADGSYFLAMELIDGPTLRRLVKRAVEQALPPVMCAKLVALAAEGLAFAHDFCDPVSGEPLGLIHRDVSPDNILVSRQGAVKVVDFGVAKVAGQGHRTQTGVMKGKVAYMPPEQLRTLPLDRRVDVYALGVVLYELLTGKRPFDATTEASTMQAILFEPFTPVVERRPDVPVALQEILERALAKERDERYPDCRALQADLERYLMSAGESVGAYQIAQFVGRLVAEGVGGVVVGSPAHGVMGPRATPRSMVAPAESKPPVPTPRSMVAQAQNEVKPSAPQSLSMEDTLPTTPVPQLAQAVLAGGAASGEGAEARARAPKPAGGRKRTASRPVLPAHPGVAGEVRGTRDGWSTSGVSATVPLQRNEIEQARERVLRESPEAEVADEDHISTGAQAGPLSGRRGSGVLVAVLIAVSIVAVAVLVLFALKGGGGTFIRGNGDSPGGEKPVLPPADGGVGRSDAGAVVLVQPTDAGPPDAGTPDAGPPDAGTPDAGPPDAGQPDAGTPDAGGAGRADGGFTKPGSKTPPPPPPKKKVRLEFRIRPYATVYIGDDKIGETPIEDVVEVEPGRIKFRFYNGEMKRWGDKVEIVRPGTKIHIVKYSFYGDE
- a CDS encoding serine/threonine-protein kinase: MPPKVIGPYRVLQTLGSGGAGTVYRALDRRSNDEVALKLLSAGPALDERAARRLAREFETLADLSHPNVVKVFEAGVHQGWPYLAMELIEGLTLRHYLDIRGDDLISPLSASTPRGLLSVRRTVDDDFGPGSDSFSDSMGEPRPAMDGLFSMDAFNEEPPSEDLNSYGASDPLESESESDDSLDGFDLPLPPPRKPPDPSRSLREEDLNRPERMGRLKDTMLQLCEALAYIHGHGLVHRDLKPSNVMVDEDRQVRLMDFGLAKFLADDVAITEAGKMVGTYRYMAPEQILGEPLDGRSDLYSLGVILYELLSGRPPFDAKTPHELWRQVLETEPPPVLALNLHGDPQFARVAHRLIRKEPDDRFQTAEEVYEALSE
- a CDS encoding RluA family pseudouridine synthase, translating into MNPSTLHTFTVDADKAGQRVDLFVGEALSLSRARLKRLFESGAVKVNGRPAKKGLTLTAGQSVAVVVEEETREALPDEDFPLTVLHEDAALVFVDKPAGRPSHPLQSGETGTVANALVARFPECAQASVDPREGGLCHRLDVETSGVVVAARSRTAWNTVREAFSERTVDKRYLALVTGPLVDEGDIDLPLRHHPRHPDRVEPAPHGAEDAREALSRFRVLSRVGEHSLVEVRILTGVLHQVRAHMAGIGAPIVGDTLYGGREAPELGRFFLHARALGLPHPVTKKPMHVTSPLPPELRAELERLGLPLPRGEKEDATP
- a CDS encoding secondary thiamine-phosphate synthase enzyme YjbQ translates to MKTLTEYLWFETKQRRELVRLTDTVASLVRKSGIQEGMVLVSAMHITAGVFVNDDESGLHEDIWEWLQALAPSGPDYRHHRTGEDNGDAHLKSMLVHHQVIIPVTEGKLDLGPWQQVFYAEFDGQRRKRVIVKVMGE
- a CDS encoding S28 family serine protease, which translates into the protein MDSTEVGVPQSQTESPGTDEAASSEDILNRLRAIPGLTVVRETASPIPDTRFFELSFEEPADHRRPHGERFPLSLTLLHRSVTAPMVLHSTGYGGHSFPAQFEPAALLGANQLVVEHRFFATSRPASNNWRHLNIWQSANDLHRIIQALKPLYPERWLTEGASKGGMTSVYHRYFFPNDVDATVAYVAPNSYGVEDARYIHFLHQVGDEACRARIRALQQDALRRREELLPLLEQSATSTGDTFHRLGLDRSLEFAITELPFAFWQYSRAERCAEIPLPGAPAETVFNFIDSISPFVFGYSDSALSFYEPYYYQAATELGAYRLPTWHLRGLLRYPGQNTPATYVSFPITEDFDETLMFRVQHWLWHEGSRMLSLPGFCGHRR
- a CDS encoding YafY family protein, translating into MRADRLVSLMMLLQSRPKLTAGDLARELQVSERTIHRDLDSLSSSGVPVYATRGASGGVALVEGWKTQLTGLNRAELQALAAIGGAPGRLGDLGLSGPLRSGLVKLAAALPALQQPALEYARQRLHVDASGWFTQKDEVPHLELLREAAWQNQRVSLTYRDFDGKRSRRVVEPYALVLKADRWYLVAGTEAGTRVYRGSRIAGAKVRAETFERPERFDLPAFWREWCSKFLEKRARYEVTLRLTPEAEATLRRMRPPAEGVRFDEGREEGGRKTVVVDFERESIALGQLCEVMRGFEVVAPESLRARLIALASEVLQTHRF